A window from Triticum aestivum cultivar Chinese Spring chromosome 6D, IWGSC CS RefSeq v2.1, whole genome shotgun sequence encodes these proteins:
- the LOC123144003 gene encoding O-fucosyltransferase 23 — MNILQDLKHLKHISLPARLIICKCLLIVIGLIVLRAIISPFLAISSSEKSFYESPTLDLFPGVRKGKFVEVPQIIWGLNNQKIAFARACLTAKFLNRSLLMPSLSASLFYKEVDLLQPIAFDKVFDLNKFNARCHGFVRVARYSEVSNRTEPFKLQKGSGRRWTVERDLDQLQQSRLGEADGFEVIHVTGKHPFLWPDHWPVKDYARIFDCLAVAPEIDTEVVRVISKIKDAGKKARHDAAVSHNKKRIDGLKNLPVQYIAVHMRIEKDWMIHCKKWEQRSNLKEICSSKGEIIHKVSQITDLRRPVVVYLAVADSLLEDDSVTSGWRVGMVAYEKKKLGVTDIYEKQPYLIKSAIDFEVCARADVFVGNSFSTFSNLVVLSRTERLYKLGKASSCGEDVGLSSYAYNVIGDDGGPQKWMTDMLDTSLQRISYGTNNVSCH; from the coding sequence ATGAACATCCTACAAGACCTTAAGCATCTCAAGCACATTAGCTTGCCGGCGAGGCTTATCATTTGCAAGTGCCTTCTCATAGTGATTGGCCTTATTGTATTGAGAGCAATTATCTCCCCTTTTCTTGCCATTAGCTCGTCTGAAAAGAGTTTTTATGAGTCACCAACCCTTGACTTGTTCCCTGGAGTTAGGAAAGGTAAGTTTGTTGAGGTCCCGCAGATTATATGGGGATTGAACAATCAGAAGATTGCATTTGCCAGAGCATGCTTGACGGCAAAATTCCTGAACCGTTCTCTACTCATGCCAAGTCTGAGTGCTTCGCTTTTCTACAAAGAGGTTGACTTGCTGCAGCCTATTGCTTTCGACAAGGTATTTGACCTTAACAAGTTCAATGCCCGCTGTCATGGGTTTGTAAGAGTAGCTCGGTATTCAGAAGTTTCAAATCGTACCGAGCCTTTCAAACTTCAAAAGGGCAGTGGTAGGAGGTGGACAGTGGAGAGAGATTTGGATCAACTGCAACAATCCAGATTGGGGGAGGCCGATGGCTTTGAAGTGATTCATGTCACTGGGAAGCATCCATTTCTATGGCCTGATCATTGGCCAGTGAAAGACTATGCCAGGATCTTTGATTGCCTTGCTGTAGCTCCTGAGATAGATACTGAAGTTGTCAGGGTCATATCCAAGATTAAAGATGCAGGGAAAAAAGCAAGACATGATGCTGCCGTTTCTCATAATAAGAAGAGGATAGATGGTTTGAAAAATCTTCCTGTGCAGTACATTGCTGTTCACATGAGAATAGAGAAAGATTGGATGATTCATTGCAAGAAGTGGGAGCAGCGGTCCAATTTAAAGGAAATTTGCAGCAGCAAAGGAGAGATCATTCATAAGGTCTCACAGATCACTGACCTACGTCGCCCGGTTGTAGTATATCTTGCAGTAGCCGACAGCCTTCTAGAAGATGATTCAGTAACCAGTGGTTGGAGAGTTGGTATGGTTGCTTATGAGAAGAAGAAACTTGGAGTTACTGACATATACGAGAAGCAGCCTTACCTTATAAAGTCTGCCATCGACTTTGAGGTATGCGCAAGAGCGGATGTGTTTGTTGGCAATAGTTTCTCAACATTTTCCAACCTTGTAGTATTGTCTAGAACAGAAAGGTTATACAAGTTAGGGAAGGCAAGCTCATGTGGTGAGGATGTTGGGCTGTCGTCCTATGCGTACAATGTCATCGGAGATGATGGCGGGCCACAGAAATGGATGACAGATATGTTGGACACAAGCCTTCAGCGCATAAGTTACGGAACAAATAACGTCTCCTGCCACTGA
- the LOC123144002 gene encoding ABC transporter B family member 19 — MEEKDCPVESFKPEDDKKSTPPEIAVADEPFPFFCLLCYADALDWLLMVSGTIGSFVHGMAPAMSYYILGKAVDMFGDNIGNREAIVHQLTKLLPYMWSLAIITLPAGMIEITCWMYTSQRQMTRMQRAYLGSVLSQDVGAFDTDLTTANIMAGTTNHMSVIKDAIGEKMGHFISNFSTFLVAVIVAFVCCWEVGMLSLLVVPMLLVVGATYAKTMIGMSMTRTAFVSETTTVVEQTLSHIKTVFSFVGENSAMKSFVKCMDKQYKLSKKEAFIKGLGLGMLQIVTFCSYSLTIYVGAVAVTRRSAKAGETIAAVINILSGAIYLSNAAPDLQIFSQAKAAGKEVFKVIKRNPVISSESNGRILEKVIGDIEIREVHFTYPSREDNPILQGFSLAVPAGKIVALVGSSGCGKSTVISLVQRFYDTMSGDILIDGQNIKELDLKSLRRNIGSVSQEPSLFSGTISDNLRIGKMSATDEEVIEAAKTANVHTFICKLPNQYSTEVGERGVQLSGGQKQRIAIARAILKNPPILLLDEATSALDSESEKLVQDALDRAMQGRTVILIAHRISTIINADKIVVVENGRVAHSGTHKELLEKSAFYSSVCNMQNLEKESGQSRERITEQDEEEQDNKPSFAADDKEKKIELTSKQPKQGARKRTSAFYRIFLRTFKLVPGKVLLGSTAAAVSGISRPIFAFFIITVAMAYLGTDAQRIVGKYSVILFLVGFLTFFSNIFQHYIYGLVGERAMNNLREALFSVVLRSEVGWFEEPRNSVGFLTARVVSDTSMIKTVISDRMSVIVQCISSILIATVLSTAVNWRMALAVYAMMPCHLIAGLVQVRSAKGFATDVSTSHQKLISLTSEAVSNIRTVASFVQEEEILRKADLALQEPMRTIRMESIKYGALQGVALCLWHMTHAVQLSCTIALIGKGLATFENCVRSYQTFALTVPSITELWTLIPMVMSALAVLDPALDILDRETQIIVLDVPKASHDEEDRIVGGVAFEGVSFSYPSRAKVTILDGFSLAIEPGQRVALVGPSGAGKSTVFALLLRFYEPSQGRVLVDSKDIRDYNLKWLRRQIGLVQQEPILFNLSIRENIGYGNEGASEAEIVEAATEANIHEFISGLSAGYGTVVGDKGSQLSGGQKQRIAIARTILKKPAILLLDEATSALDGESERVVMSSLAAKGWGKSGIGEASSSTTTSITIAHRLSTVANADVIVVMEKGAVVELGSHETLVSASNGVYSRMYRVQVKGAKD, encoded by the exons ATGGAAGAAAAGGACTGTCCCGTCGAATCATTCAAACCCGAGGATGACAAGAAAAGCACACCACCAGAAATAGCAGTTGCTGATGAACCTTTCCCATTCTTCTGCCTGCTTTGCTACGCCGATGCGCTAGATTGGCTGCTCATGGTATCAGGGACAATTGGGTCCTTCGTACACGGCATGGCACCTGCAATGTCATATTACATACTTGGCAAAGCTGTCGATATGTTTGGGGACAACATAGGCAATCGGGAGGCAATTGTCCATCAACTTACTAAG TTACTTCCATATATGTGGTCCTTGGCAATTATTACACTTCCTGCTGGAATGATTG AAATTACATGTTGGATGTACACAAGTCAGAGACAAATGACACGCATGCAGAGGGCATATCTGGGATCAGTACTCAGTCAAGATGTTGGAGCTTTTGACACCGACTTAACCACCGCGAACATCATGGCTGGAACAACTAATCACATGAGCGTCATAAAAGATGCAATTGGAGAGAAG ATGGGTCACTTTATTTCTAATTTCTCCACATTCCTAGTCGCTGTCATTGTTGCTTTTGTGTGCTGCTGGGAGGTGGGTATGCTCTCTCTGTTAGTTGTTCCAATGCTTCTTGTGGTTGGAGCAACATATGCTAAAACAATGATTGGCATGTCGATGACAAGGACAGCTTTCGTCTCTGAAACAACCACTGTTGTGGAACAG ACTCTTTCACATATCAAGACTGTCTTCTCATTTGTTGGAGAAAACTCGGCGATGAAATCCTTTGTGAAATGCATGGACAAGCAATACAAGTTAAGCAAGAAAGAGGCATTCATAAAAGGACTAGGTTTGGGAATGTTACAGATTGTAACTTTCTGTTCGTACTCACTGACAATCTATGTTGGAGCAGTAGCAGTAACTAGAAGATCCGCGAAAGCGGGTGAGACAATTGCGGCTGTTATTAACATCCTCTCCGGTGCAAT ATATCTCTCAAATGCAGCTCCAGACCTTCAGATCTTCAGTCAAGCAAAAGCTGCTGGTAAAGAAGTGTTTAAGGTTATCAAAAGAAATCCAGTGATAAGTTCTGAATCAAATGGAAGAATACTGGAGAAGGTCATTGGTGACATTGAAATACGAGAGGTGCATTTCACATATCCATCCCGTGAAGATAATCCAATTCTCCAAGGTTTCTCGCTGGCTGTACCGGCAGGCAAAATTGTGGCTCTTGTCGGGAGTAGTGGATGTGGGAAGAGCACTGTGATTTCTTTGGTTCAGAGGTTCTACGATACTATGTCAG GTGACATATTAATTGACGGTCAAAACATTAAGGAACTTGATCTGAAGTCCCTGAGGAGAAATATAGGTTCAGTGTCTCAAGAACCATCACTCTTTTCTGGTACTATTTCTGATAATTTGAGAATTGGCAAAATGAGTGCAACTGATGAAGAGGTCATTGAAGCAGCAAAAACAGCTAATGTGCACACCTTTATTTGCAAACTTCCAAACCAATACTCAACTGAG GTAGGAGAAAGAGGTGTGCAACTATCAGGAGGCCAGAAACAGAGAATAGCGATCGCAAGGGCTATTCTAAAAAATCCTCCAATTCTTCTGCTTGATGAAGCCACAAGTGCTCTTGATTCAGAATCCGAGAAGCTAGTTCAGGATGCTCTTGACAGAGCTATGCAAGGGAGAACTGTTATCTTGATTGCCCACAGAATATCAACAATTATAAACGCGGACAAGATTGTTGTTGTGgagaatggaagagtagctcattCTGGAACTCACAAAGAATTGCTGGAAAAAAGTGCATTCTACTCGAGTGTATGTAACATGCAGAATCTAGAGAAGGAATCTGGCCAGAGTAGAGAAAG AATCACTGAACAAGACGAAGAAGAACAAGACAACAAGCCATCTTTCGCTGCAGATGATAAAGAGAAGAAAATTGAATTGACCTCAAAGCAACCGAAGCAAGGGGCCAGAAAGAGAACATCTGCTTTCTACAGAATATTTCTTCGAACATTTAAACTTGTGCCTGGTAAAGTTCTGCTGGGTTCTACGGCAGCAGCAGTCTCTGGGATCTCGAGGCCTATATTTGCTTTCTTCATTATAACGGTTGCCATGGCATACCTGGGGACAGATGCGCAGAGAATAGTTGGCAAATACTCGGTAATTTTGTTCCTAGTTGGGTTCTTAACATTCTTCAGTAACATCTTTCAGCACTATATTTACGGCCTGGTCGGCGAAAGGGCGATGAATAACCTAAGGGAGGCCCTCTTTTCAG TCGTTCTTCGGAGCGAGGTAGGTTGGTTCGAAGAACCCAGGAACAGCGTCGGCTTCCTGACTGCACGTGTTGTCAGCGACACCTCAATGATCAAAACGGTTATATCCGACCGGATGTCCGTCATCGTTCAATGCATCTCTTCCATCCTGATAGCAACGGTGTTAAGCACAGCAGTGAACTGGAGGATGGCTCTAGCCGTATATGCTATGATGCCGTGCCACCTAATCGCCGGCCTCGTACAAGTCAGGTCAGCGAAAGGCTTTGCCACTGACGTCTCCACTTCCCACCAAAAGCTCATCTCGCTCACCTCAGAGGCCGTCAGCAACATCCGCACCGTGGCGTCTTTCGTTCAGGAAGAGGAGATACTCAGGAAAGCGGACCTAGCGCTTCAAGAACCGATGCGGACAATCAGGATGGAGAGCATCAAGTATGGGGCGTTGCAGGGGGTTGCGCTCTGCCTATGGCACATGACGCACGCCGTCCAGTTGAGCTGCACCATCGCGCTGATCGGCAAGGGACTGGCGACATTTGAAAACTGTGTGCGGTCATACCAGACGTTCGCGCTGACGGTGCCTTCCATCACGGAGCTATGGACCTTGATCCCTATGGTCATGTCGGCCCTCGCAGTGCTGGACCCTGCGCTCGACATTCTCGACAGAGAGACGCAGATCATCGTGCTGGATGTACCAAAAGCGTctcatgatgaagaagacagaATTGTGGGTGGCGTCGCGTTTGAAGGCGTCAGCTTCAGCTATCCCTCCAGAGCAAAGGTGACCATTCTGGATGGCTTCAGTCTCGCCATTGAGCCAGGCCAGAGGGTCGCCTTGGTCGGCCCGAGCGGTGCCGGGAAGTCCACGGTGTTCGCGCTCCTGCTAAGGTTCTACGAGCCTAGCCAAGGAAGAGTGCTTGTAGACAGCAAGGACATCAGGGACTACAACCTGAAGTGGCTGAGGAGGCAGATAGGGCTGGTCCAGCAGGAGCCCATCCTGTTCAACCTGTCCATCCGGGAGAACATCGGCTACGGCAACGAAGGCGCGTCGGAGGCGGAGATAGTGGAGGCCGCGACGGAGGCCAACATCCACGAGTTCATCAGCGGCCTGTCGGCGGGGTATGGCACCGTGGTCGGGGACAAAGGGAGCCAGCTCTCCGGGGGCCAGAAGCAGCGGATCGCCATCGCCAGGACCATTCTGAAGAAGCCTGCCATACTGCTGCTGGACGAGGCGACCAGCGCCCTGGACGGCGAGTCCGAGAGGGTGGTGATGAGCTCCCTGGCCGCGAAGGGGTGGGGGAAGAGCGGTATCGGCGAGGCGTCGTCGAGCACGACCACGAGCATCACGATCGCGCACCGGCTGTCCACGGTGGCGAACGCGGATGTGATCGTCGTGATGGAGAAAGGTGCGGTGGTCGAGTTGGGCAGCCATGAGACGCTGGTCTCTGCGAGCAACGGTGTTTACTCGCGGATGTACCGTGTGCAGGTCAAAGGGGCGAAGGACTGA